The genomic window GGAAGGAATATGTGAGTTAGAAATCAAGAATAAGGAAGAAGGATCTCTCCCCTCTTTTACCCCATCCCATCAATGTTAGCGCCTAGACAAAGCCTCAGTTGCTCATGCTAGTTCAAACTCTGGACAGGGATTTGTTTCTCCGATCAGACTAGGACTCCTCTGAGATTGGAGATGGTTCATTTTTTCCTTAGCAGTCCTGCCCAGCACTCAGTACTGAGGTAGATTGATCGACAGACATGAAGTAATGTTGTATTGGGTCACAAACACCAGATACTACTAAAAGACTGAGTAGCAAACGTTTGTATCTTTTCTTTCTACAGCAACGCCATGGAATATTGCTGTCCTTGTCCTTTCGTTTGTCGTACTAGTCCTGAATATCTTCCTTCTATGGAGAAATATTGCAGCAAACAGGTTAGAAAGTTATTTATTTAAGCTCTCTGGCCATCTTTCAATAATATGGTTCCAATTTTGTTTTGAGAGGAATAAGGTGACTTTTCCTGGGAAAATCTTATTCTGAACCCTGCTTGACCTCTTATTGGTTTCTGCCCATAATTTAGACCTGGGAATATGCTACCCTCAAGGACCTCTCAGGGTTCGGTCTATGATAAAGAAATGCTGCCGCCCAAATTGCCCTTAGTTACAACCCATATAGCCTTGTaagatgagggagagaggaaaagactaAAGGGAAAAACTAGAATGTTCCCAAGATTATACTCATTATTAGTTGTTCAAAATAGAATTCAGTGGAGACTCCTGGAAAATCTTAAAAATCACAACACTGCATAGCATCGTTAACAACTTCTAGAGTTTAGTGATAAGTAAGGTTATACAGTAACCAACTCATTCATTCAAAAGGTATTTTTTGAGAGCTAATTATTTAAAAGGTACTTTGCTCAACGATGGAGGTGGAGGAGGcagaatgaaaagataagaacAGCTGACCAGGGTCTTTTTCCCTAAAGAGCTCATCATCTATTAGAAGATAATGTTTTAGAAGCAGTGtggtgtgtttaaaaaaaaaaggatcaaaatCTCAACTCTGGAACTTAGTAGTTATATAACCATATTCtggatctgtaaaatggggccaatACCCATGGTATTTAtctaacagggttgttgtgaggatgaaataataaTGTATGCCAGGTGCTTCGGGAAATGTCAAGAAGTACttaaatattagttattgttaATTAACATTATTAGTAATGCTCAAAATAATTTTGCCATCAAGTCATCTATCAATGATTATCCGATCCAATAAGCTCTTATTGAACATTTCCTTATGAAGGGGTATGGCTTATTAAATTCTCCTATCAGTGATAGTTAATCATTATATCCCTGCTGTATTATTATACCACTCCTGCTTTTTGAACCTCCATAGAACTTTTTGACCTCTTGTTCtcctttcactttctattttgtGTCGTTGTTATTTGTATAGATGTCTAACCTTTCATTCCATATGAAACATTGTttactcttcccccccccccaacacctaATATATAGAGATCTATagaaactcaacaaatatttgtcgAATGAATGTTAGGCTCCGGCTACTGGGGGAGGTGCTCACCCCACTTTGTACCACCTAACAACACCAATAGACACTCTAGGATATCTGCCACAGCTCCAAGGGCCAGTCTCAGGCTCTGTGGAAGCTGCTGGGACTTGTCCCTTTGGCTCTGCCCCTTTGGGTCGTGGCCCAGAGTCTTGTTCGGGGGTCCATTAGTTGGTTTTTAGGTTCTTATAGATAGCTCAATCAGATCAAGATTTGATCCCCATTCTTCTCCCAGAAAACTAACTAAAAACAACAGGAACCACAGTTGTTATTTATATAACGCtattaggtttgcaaagtgctttacagatactatcttattttatcctcatcaacaaccctgggaaacaagcactattattatccccattttatagctgaggaaacagatAGAGGTTAAGACCAAAGGGATCAGTCTTGTAATGAGTGCTAGACCTGTGGTCCCAGCTGGGCATTGCTTCCTGCTTCTGGGTTTCATCTTTTCAGGGCCACTTAGCTGACATCTTAACTCCAATCCACTGGGTACTAAGGCAAGGATTTCTCCCTGATAAGGGCAGGTTGAAGATTATATAGCCACCACACCCAGCTAACAAAATCCAATCaaagttctctctctttctctcttcctttcctttgcttccttccttccttccttccttccttccttccttccttccttccttccttccttccttccttccttccttccttccttcctccctccttccctccctccctccctccctctgtccctccctctctccttcattcctccctccctctctttctccctccctatctctgaAATGTGTccctaattttcaaaattttcttattttctcttctttccttatgcttccactgtcaCTTTATTTTTATCCAATGCCCTGCAATTGCATCTGAGGCTACTATCACCCCCTAGAACATTCCAGCACCCTCCTGGGAGCAGTATTGCCCATTTTGGGAACCTCCGCGTCCACTACACCGTCTAGCTGCCCCTGTTGGCAATGGGGAGGCATTGAAGGTTTTTGAAGGGACCAGTGTGGGTAAAATGCAATTTTAGTAAGATTAACTTGGCTATATCTAGTTTGTAAGACATTGAAGGAAAGAGGGACTCATAATTCCAATAATTTGGACAAGTAAGGGCCTGGTCTGTAGTATTAGCATtaggaatgggaaggaaggaattggtGAGAGAGACCTTTCAAAGGAAGAATCTCTTGTTCTACCCCTGATGGTTCTAGACATCTCACCTGTCATTTTCTCTGCTGGAATAGAGAATGTTCAGTTTAACTTGAGGCTACTTATCTGACAGAGCCAATCTGAAATCTCTACATATATCCGACACCAAGCCCTCTGAGCTGATAACTTGAACATCCCCTAACCTCGGTATCTGGAATCAGGGGATGAATATTCAGTCTCAGTTACTTGTCgtttctttttgtctcctcttAGAAATCAGAAGATGAATTCCCAGGATAAACCACCAGTGGAAACCAAGTCTTCTTTTGAGACTGTAACCAACAAGGAGGATCCTGTGCCACAGAAGGATGATAACAGcttgtatattttaaaggaaaaattgctCTCCCAAAACCAAAACCCAGAACAGGAAATGACTGAATTGAAAGAAATAGCAGCATAGTCATTTCCTCAGAGTCATCAGAAGCTAGAATCTAATGAGATTATGGAGagttgaaaaaatgaaaaccagGGAAGTATTTTAAACACCAGGTGCTGCCAACTTACTGGGTTAAGTTTAAAACCATCAAAGTTCTGCCAGACATTGTAATAAAGACATATAGTAAACAGTAGCTATGGGCCAAATATTTTGTACTTTATAAAACTAAAGGATAAATCACAAACTAAAACGctgttattttctttcacaattctttattaaaatgtttcCAGAAGTGTTTGACAAAACTTGCATATATACTCAGATGGTTAAATGCACACAGATGTGAACAAAACTGCAATGAATTGTATGTACAGAGAGGCATAGTCAAAAGTGGCCTGACCTCAAGGATGTATGTTCCTGATGAATCTCTTTCATATTGTCCTTAAGCTGTCCTTAAGCAGTGCCAAATAActtatggaaaaaataatagttt from Notamacropus eugenii isolate mMacEug1 chromosome 1, mMacEug1.pri_v2, whole genome shotgun sequence includes these protein-coding regions:
- the SLC51B gene encoding organic solute transporter subunit beta isoform X2; the encoded protein is MASNNGQFEALPGPGLSEKELEEMLWLYRTEDATPWNIAVLVLSFVVLVLNIFLLWRNIAANRNQKMNSQDKPPVETKSSFETVTNKEDPVPQKDDNSLYILKEKLLSQNQNPEQEMTELKEIAA